A part of Melospiza georgiana isolate bMelGeo1 chromosome 16, bMelGeo1.pri, whole genome shotgun sequence genomic DNA contains:
- the GET4 gene encoding Golgi to ER traffic protein 4 homolog produces the protein MAAAIMAAEQEAAKGGGGRNRGGVQRVEGKLRASVEKGDYYEAHQMYRTLFFRYMSQGKHAEARELMYSGALLFFSHNQQNSAADLSMLVLESLEKSDAKVAEDLLENLAKLFSLMDPNSPERVAFVSRALKWSSGGSGKLGHPKLHQLLAITLWKEQNYSESRYHFLHSTDGEGCANMLVEYSSSRGYRSEVDMFVAQAVLQFLCLKNKTSASVVFTTYTQKHPSIEKGPPFVQPLLNFIWFLLLAVDGGKLTVFTVLCEQYQPSLKRDPMYNEYLDRIGQLFFGVPPKQTSSYGGLLGNLLNSLMGTGEDDDTEDGQEDSSPIELD, from the exons ATGGCGGCGGCGATCATGGCGGCGGAGCAGGAAGCCGCGAAAGGCGGCGGCGGCAGGAACCGCGGCGGCGTGCAGCGCGTGGAGGGCAAGCTGCGCGCCAGCGTCGAGAAGGGTGACTACTACGAGGCGCACCAGATGTACCGGACGCTGTTCTTCAG GTATATGTCACAAGGAAAACATGCAGAAGCAAGAGAACTAATGTATTCAGGGGCTTTACTGTTCTTCAGTCATAACCAG CAAAACAGTGCTGCTGATCTGTCCATGCTGGTTCTGGAGTCTTTGGAGAAGTCGGATGCAAAAGTAGCAGAAGACCTTTTAG AAAATTTGGCTAAATTGTTTAGTTTAATGGATCCAAATTCTCCTGAAAGAGTGGCTTTCGTATCCAGAGCACTAAAATGGTCCAGTGGGGGATCAGGAAAACTTGGACATCCAAAACTACACCAGTTACTAGCTATTACCCTGTGGAAAG agCAAAACTATAGTGAATCTCGGTATCACTTCTTGCACTCGACAGATGGTGAGGGCTGTGCAAACATGCTGGTGGAATACTCCTCGTCCCGCGGCTACCGCAGTGAGGTGGACATGTTTGTAGCTCAGGCAGTACTACA atTTCTCTGCCTAAAAAATAAGACCAGCGCCTCAGTTGTTTTTACGACATATACACAGAAACATCCTTCGATAGAGAAGGGTCCACCCTTTGTGCAACCACTGCTAAACTTCATCTGGTTTCTCTTGTTGGCAGTTGATGG AGGGAAACTAACAGTATTTACAGTATTGTGTGAACAGTATCAACCTTCACTGAAAAGAGACCCCATGTATAATGAG TACCTAGATAGAATAGGACAGCTTTTCTTCGGAGTTCCGCCCAAGCAGACCTCGTCCTATGGGGGATTGCTAG GAAATCTTTTAAACAGTCTGATGGGAACTGGGGAAGATGATGACACAGAAGATGGTCAGGAAGACAGCAGTCCTATCGAGCTCGACTGA